A genomic stretch from Sphingobacterium sp. ML3W includes:
- the aspS gene encoding aspartate--tRNA ligase, with product MHRTHTCGELTLADLGKTVTLSGWVQKSRDLGGMTFIDVRDRYGITQLTFNADDDASLRASARELGREYVIKVTGEVIERSNKNAKISTGDIEIKVSNLEILNAAKLPPFTIEDETDGGDDIRMKFRYLDLRRNPVRENLILRHKTSQEVRRYLDSQNFLEVETPYLIKSTPEGARDFVVPSRMNPGEFYALPQSPQTFKQLLMVSGFDRYFQIVKCFRDEDLRADRQPEFTQIDCEMSFVEQEDVLNIFEGLAKHIFKTIKGIDLGAVPRMTYADAMRLYGSDKPDIRFGMQFVELNDVAKEKGFPVFDAAELVVGINAENCADYTRKQLDALTDFIKRPQIGATGLVYARVNEDGSVKSSVDKFFTPEQLTAIAAKFHAKPGDLLLIMAGGKDKVRKQLNELRLEVASQLGLRDKNTFAPLWVIDFPLLEWDEDNARYHAMHHPFTSPKPEDIPLLDTKPGEVRANAYDFVLNGVEVGGGSIRIHDRDLQSLMFKHLGFSPEEAQKQFGFLMEAFTYGAPPHGGLAFGFDRLVSLLAGLDSIRDVIAFPKNNSGRDIMIDAPSTIHQEQLDELSLNINIKG from the coding sequence ATGCACAGAACACACACTTGTGGAGAATTAACATTAGCTGACTTAGGGAAAACGGTTACCCTAAGTGGATGGGTTCAAAAATCCCGCGATTTGGGCGGTATGACTTTCATCGATGTTAGAGACCGATATGGTATCACACAATTAACGTTCAATGCAGATGATGACGCGTCTTTACGTGCTAGTGCCCGTGAACTGGGAAGAGAATATGTCATAAAGGTAACCGGAGAGGTTATTGAACGTTCCAATAAGAATGCTAAAATCTCTACTGGAGATATCGAAATCAAGGTTTCAAATCTTGAAATATTAAATGCAGCGAAATTACCTCCTTTTACAATAGAAGATGAAACGGATGGTGGCGATGATATCAGAATGAAATTCAGATATTTGGATTTACGTCGTAATCCGGTACGTGAGAATCTTATTTTACGACATAAAACTTCGCAGGAAGTACGTCGTTATCTTGACTCTCAGAATTTCCTAGAAGTGGAAACACCTTATCTTATCAAATCTACTCCGGAGGGAGCACGAGATTTTGTGGTTCCTTCCCGCATGAATCCAGGTGAATTTTATGCATTGCCTCAGTCACCACAGACATTCAAACAACTATTGATGGTATCAGGATTTGATCGCTATTTTCAAATTGTCAAATGTTTCCGCGATGAGGACTTGCGTGCTGACCGTCAGCCAGAGTTCACACAAATCGATTGTGAAATGTCCTTCGTAGAACAGGAAGATGTGCTGAATATTTTTGAAGGATTGGCAAAACACATCTTCAAAACGATCAAAGGCATAGACCTTGGAGCGGTGCCACGTATGACTTATGCTGATGCCATGCGTCTCTATGGATCCGACAAACCTGATATCCGTTTCGGAATGCAGTTTGTTGAATTAAATGATGTAGCCAAAGAAAAGGGATTCCCTGTATTTGATGCTGCGGAGCTGGTTGTCGGTATCAATGCCGAGAATTGCGCGGATTATACCAGAAAACAACTGGATGCCTTAACAGATTTTATTAAACGTCCTCAAATCGGCGCTACAGGTTTAGTTTATGCCCGTGTGAATGAAGATGGCTCAGTAAAATCTTCTGTTGATAAATTTTTTACTCCGGAACAACTAACGGCCATTGCTGCTAAGTTCCACGCGAAACCCGGGGACCTCTTATTAATTATGGCGGGTGGCAAGGATAAAGTTCGTAAACAATTAAACGAATTGCGTCTAGAAGTTGCCTCACAGCTCGGTCTTCGCGACAAAAACACCTTTGCTCCGTTATGGGTTATTGATTTCCCTTTATTGGAATGGGATGAGGACAACGCTCGCTACCATGCAATGCACCATCCTTTCACCTCTCCAAAACCGGAAGATATTCCGTTACTGGACACAAAGCCTGGTGAAGTAAGAGCAAATGCTTATGACTTTGTATTAAACGGTGTCGAAGTGGGCGGTGGATCTATCCGTATTCATGACAGAGACCTCCAGTCACTCATGTTTAAACACCTCGGATTTAGTCCCGAAGAAGCACAGAAACAATTTGGTTTCTTGATGGAAGCGTTCACCTATGGAGCTCCTCCACATGGTGGTTTAGCGTTTGGTTTTGACAGACTCGTATCGCTATTAGCTGGTCTAGATTCCATCCGTGATGTGATTGCCTTTCCAAAAAACAATTCGGGAAGAGATATCATGATTGATGCTCCATCAACTATTCACCAGGAACAATTGGATGAATTAAGCTTAAATATTAATATAAAAGGATAA